The Fortiea contorta PCC 7126 genome has a segment encoding these proteins:
- a CDS encoding WD40 repeat domain-containing protein, producing MELPKQRRKRGVVLSLPGWRKLQAARHQTEIIENDGVRFTLEELSYRTQLAPFTVSKVLAQAEGVDKQSLEYFFRAFGLSLTPSDYIRAGEQGGGEKLTPTKTDWGEAVDVSIFFGRTQEVTQLESWIINDGCRLVALLGMGGIGKTCLAVKLAQEIQAQFEFVVWRSLRNSPPLRELLANLLQFFASGQPVNLSENIGTLISQVMTHLRSHRCLIILDNAESILVSGEQSGRYQAGYENYSQFWQQLGEIAHQSCLVLTSREQPPEIAVLAGETLPVRSWQIGGLSAIAALKLVRTKSFFAGGDADWQNLIQHYAGNPLALKIVATTIQELFAGNINAFLNHGSTVFGSINDLLGQQFHRISPLEKDLMYWLAMNREAVTLAELSSDLILPGSSMPLLEALESLSRRSLIEKTSVPDACVYFTLQPVVMEYVTNQLIQQVSAEILRKTRDNLSICNSHALIKATAKDYIRIAQTKLILQPLIANLLQNLRTEQAITIHLTQILQQFRRGKKALPLEPGYLGGNILNLLCYLQIDLTGYDFSYLTIRQAYLQDTPLNRVNFTHADFSQCIFAKTFSTIISVAFHPNGQTLATAHLDGYFRLWDLATGQQLLESQGHIGFIWCIAFSADGTILATAGQDKTIQIWETITGKCLQTLQGHTDGVICLRFTRDGKNLISSSSDTSIRLWNLSLGSCTQVWHGHSRKVWSVALHPQQQILASGSEDNTIRLWDLTTGAHIKTLPGHQDWIKSIAFSASGVLASGSLDKTIRLWDVENKVCIGVLAGHLHGILAIAFVGDSDILASCGVDCTIRLWDITTKQCLKTLQGHLNSIDAIAAHPQGTILATGGDDFSLRLWDITTGECIRTLQGRNNWIQSVAYSPTAHDAEDLIASGSADGTVRLWTKNSECRILYGHKDLIFAVAFHPQRPILASSSSDQTIRLWDVTTGKCIKILPGHNGAVTGIAFSPDGRLLTSSGYDCTIRLWDSFTGRLLDKFPVHLGMSVAFSPDGTKIASGGFDDTINIWDIHSHQCYQTLTGHQNWVWWVAWSPDNRTLATGGTIEGMIRLWDVETGECLRIISAHQDMLWAIAFSPDGKIIASSSSDTTIKLWTVVDGECIATLPGHHTWIMSLAFSPDGQTLIAGDTYATIKLWDLHTKKCINTLKAEHIYEQMNIHQATGLTSAQKSALLTLGAVE from the coding sequence ATGGAATTGCCCAAGCAAAGACGCAAGCGTGGTGTTGTTCTCAGTCTCCCAGGATGGCGTAAGCTCCAAGCAGCTAGACATCAAACGGAAATAATAGAAAATGATGGTGTCAGGTTTACCCTAGAGGAACTGAGTTACCGCACTCAGTTAGCCCCTTTTACCGTTTCTAAGGTTTTAGCGCAAGCAGAAGGAGTTGATAAGCAGTCTCTAGAGTACTTTTTTAGAGCTTTTGGTTTAAGTTTAACGCCGAGTGACTACATCAGAGCAGGGGAACAGGGAGGAGGGGAAAAACTTACCCCTACTAAAACTGATTGGGGAGAAGCTGTCGATGTCTCAATTTTTTTTGGACGCACACAGGAAGTTACTCAGTTAGAATCCTGGATTATCAATGATGGTTGTCGGTTGGTTGCGCTGTTGGGGATGGGTGGAATTGGGAAAACTTGTTTAGCGGTGAAATTGGCACAGGAAATCCAAGCGCAGTTTGAGTTTGTTGTGTGGCGTAGTCTCCGCAATAGCCCGCCGTTGAGGGAATTGCTGGCAAATCTGCTACAATTCTTTGCTAGTGGTCAACCTGTGAATTTATCAGAAAATATTGGGACTCTGATTTCTCAGGTGATGACACATCTGCGATCGCACCGTTGCCTGATTATATTAGATAATGCAGAATCAATCTTGGTTAGTGGTGAGCAATCTGGACGCTATCAAGCTGGGTATGAAAATTACAGTCAATTTTGGCAGCAGTTGGGAGAAATCGCCCATCAAAGTTGTCTGGTATTAACCAGTCGAGAGCAACCCCCCGAAATAGCTGTTTTAGCGGGGGAAACTTTACCAGTACGCTCGTGGCAAATTGGCGGTTTAAGTGCGATCGCTGCTTTAAAATTAGTTAGAACCAAAAGTTTTTTTGCCGGTGGTGATGCAGATTGGCAAAATCTCATTCAACACTACGCAGGTAATCCCCTCGCACTCAAGATTGTTGCTACCACCATTCAAGAATTATTTGCTGGTAACATCAATGCATTTCTCAACCACGGTTCCACAGTTTTTGGCAGTATCAACGACTTACTAGGGCAGCAGTTTCACCGCATTTCCCCATTAGAAAAAGATTTGATGTACTGGTTAGCAATGAATCGAGAGGCAGTGACTCTCGCAGAATTATCCAGTGATTTGATTTTACCAGGATCATCAATGCCATTACTGGAAGCTTTAGAATCTCTGAGTCGGCGCAGTCTCATTGAAAAAACATCAGTTCCAGATGCTTGTGTATATTTCACCCTCCAACCAGTGGTCATGGAATATGTTACCAATCAGTTAATTCAGCAGGTAAGTGCAGAAATTCTCAGAAAAACACGTGACAATTTGAGCATCTGCAATAGCCACGCTTTGATCAAAGCTACTGCCAAAGATTACATCCGCATTGCCCAAACCAAGCTAATTCTACAACCTTTAATTGCCAACTTACTGCAAAATCTACGAACTGAGCAAGCAATAACGATTCATCTCACACAGATTTTACAACAATTCCGTAGAGGTAAGAAAGCACTGCCTTTAGAACCAGGATATTTAGGCGGTAATATTCTCAATCTCCTGTGTTATCTACAAATCGACTTGACAGGTTATGACTTTTCTTACCTCACCATTCGCCAAGCTTATCTCCAAGATACTCCCTTGAATCGAGTCAACTTTACTCACGCAGATTTTTCTCAATGTATTTTTGCTAAAACCTTTTCCACAATCATTTCTGTAGCGTTTCATCCAAATGGTCAAACTTTAGCAACAGCCCATTTAGACGGCTATTTTCGTTTGTGGGATCTCGCCACTGGACAACAGTTACTTGAGAGTCAAGGACACATCGGGTTTATCTGGTGTATTGCTTTCAGTGCCGATGGTACTATCTTAGCGACTGCCGGGCAAGACAAAACAATTCAAATTTGGGAAACTATTACCGGAAAATGTCTCCAAACTCTACAAGGACATACTGACGGTGTAATTTGCCTCAGATTTACCCGCGATGGTAAAAACTTGATCAGCAGTAGCAGTGATACTAGCATCAGGCTCTGGAATCTGAGTTTAGGGTCATGCACTCAAGTATGGCATGGACACAGCCGCAAAGTTTGGTCTGTGGCGTTGCATCCCCAACAACAGATACTCGCCAGTGGTAGTGAAGATAATACTATCAGGCTTTGGGATCTGACTACAGGTGCTCATATCAAAACCCTACCAGGACACCAAGACTGGATCAAGTCGATTGCTTTTTCTGCTTCTGGGGTATTAGCTAGCGGTAGCTTAGACAAAACCATTCGCTTGTGGGATGTAGAAAATAAAGTTTGTATTGGTGTGTTAGCTGGACATTTGCATGGGATACTAGCGATCGCCTTTGTCGGTGATAGCGACATCCTCGCCAGTTGTGGGGTAGATTGCACAATTCGTCTTTGGGATATCACCACCAAACAATGCCTCAAAACCCTACAAGGACATCTTAATTCCATTGATGCGATCGCTGCTCACCCCCAAGGAACTATCCTCGCCACTGGTGGAGATGACTTTTCTCTCAGGTTATGGGATATCACTACAGGCGAATGTATCAGAACACTCCAGGGAAGGAATAACTGGATACAATCTGTTGCTTACAGTCCCACCGCCCATGACGCTGAAGACCTCATCGCCAGCGGTAGTGCAGACGGAACAGTCAGACTCTGGACAAAAAATAGTGAATGTCGCATCTTATACGGACACAAAGATTTAATTTTTGCTGTCGCCTTTCATCCACAGCGTCCCATCCTGGCCAGCAGCAGTAGTGATCAAACAATTAGGCTGTGGGATGTGACCACAGGCAAGTGTATCAAAATTTTACCAGGACACAACGGAGCAGTCACCGGCATCGCTTTCAGCCCAGACGGTCGGCTCTTAACCAGCAGCGGCTATGACTGCACAATTAGACTCTGGGACAGTTTTACAGGTAGACTTCTAGACAAATTCCCCGTACATCTGGGCATGTCAGTTGCCTTTAGTCCAGATGGTACAAAAATAGCATCTGGTGGCTTCGACGACACCATCAACATCTGGGACATTCACAGCCACCAATGTTATCAAACCTTAACAGGACATCAAAATTGGGTTTGGTGGGTAGCTTGGAGTCCCGACAACCGCACCCTCGCCACTGGCGGCACCATTGAAGGCATGATCAGATTATGGGATGTAGAAACGGGTGAGTGTCTGCGAATTATTTCAGCCCATCAAGACATGCTGTGGGCGATCGCCTTCAGCCCCGATGGTAAAATCATCGCCAGTAGTAGCAGTGACACCACAATCAAACTGTGGACTGTCGTCGATGGTGAATGCATTGCCACTCTCCCAGGACATCATACCTGGATCATGTCCTTAGCTTTCAGTCCAGACGGTCAAACCCTCATCGCCGGCGACACCTACGCAACCATTAAACTTTGGGATCTCCACACCAAAAAATGCATTAACACCCTCAAAGCCGAACACATTTACGAACAAATGAACATTCATCAAGCCACAGGCTTGACATCAGCGCAAAAATCTGCGTTACTAACGCTCGGTGCCGTCGAATAG
- the nuoB gene encoding NADH-quinone oxidoreductase subunit NuoB, translating to MTNSIINPVERPQVTQQLSENIILTTVDDLYNWVKMSSLYPLMFGTACCYVEFIAAYASRFDLERLGMIPRATPRQADLLITAGTITMKYAPNLVRLFEQMPEPKYVIAMGACTITGGMFSVDSPSTVRGVDKLIPVDVYIPGCPPRPEAVLDGIIKLRKKIANESLQERRQYQQIHRYYSITHQMRAVSPIHDGEYLRSSTREIQPLEANASAEFRLPLALAKIRQE from the coding sequence ATGACGAATTCTATAATTAATCCTGTGGAACGTCCACAAGTAACACAGCAACTGTCAGAAAATATTATTCTCACCACAGTAGATGACCTTTATAACTGGGTGAAAATGTCGAGTCTGTATCCCTTGATGTTTGGTACAGCTTGCTGCTATGTTGAGTTTATCGCTGCTTATGCATCCCGCTTTGATTTAGAGCGATTGGGAATGATTCCCCGTGCGACTCCCCGTCAAGCAGACTTGCTGATTACAGCAGGAACTATCACTATGAAGTATGCACCGAATTTGGTGCGACTTTTTGAGCAAATGCCAGAACCCAAATATGTCATTGCTATGGGAGCATGTACAATTACTGGGGGAATGTTCAGCGTGGATTCTCCCTCGACGGTGCGCGGTGTAGATAAATTGATTCCAGTTGATGTTTATATTCCTGGATGTCCACCCAGACCAGAAGCGGTTTTAGATGGCATTATTAAACTGCGGAAAAAAATTGCTAACGAAAGCCTGCAAGAACGACGGCAATATCAACAAATTCACCGCTATTACAGTATCACACACCAAATGCGGGCGGTATCTCCTATCCATGATGGTGAATATCTCAGAAGTTCGACGCGGGAGATTCAACCGTTGGAAGCAAATGCATCTGCAGAATTCAGATTACCATTAGCATTAGCAAAAATTCGCCAAGAGTAA
- a CDS encoding peptidoglycan-binding domain-containing protein, which translates to MAFDVSILKLPVLKFGSEGATVVAWQSFLLDAEFLAGVADGDFGKQTEAATISYQQRNNLTADGIVTNLTYAKALNQGLIFKLPNLSAKTLLAYLRFGEAEVKDLQAVINRVGQLNPFLKIDGDFGPASIKGLGEAYKKRDVRLREEVENSLSNITKQKLGEDLIPAMDIVNNYAKIQRFRLSGAHWIDNFPTSRLIADLTSPFRQKVEAFQKALIDAGCQVIVSATHRPKERAYLMHYAARISRQEIAPRFVPAMAGVDIEWEHYTNAGSLQGVKEMVEAYGIGGNPVALNSRHTQKLAIDWNVTWKGTINIRDANGKVVTISDPPNAALNQPLWTVGSTYGVYKLRNDPPHWSVDGY; encoded by the coding sequence ATGGCTTTTGATGTTAGTATTCTAAAGTTACCAGTGTTAAAATTTGGCTCTGAAGGGGCTACAGTTGTTGCTTGGCAAAGTTTTTTGTTGGATGCTGAATTTTTAGCCGGAGTGGCTGATGGCGACTTTGGTAAACAAACTGAAGCAGCGACTATTAGCTATCAACAAAGAAATAATTTGACAGCTGATGGAATTGTTACTAATTTGACCTATGCTAAAGCTTTAAATCAAGGTCTGATTTTTAAACTTCCTAATCTATCTGCTAAAACTTTGCTTGCTTATCTCCGTTTTGGTGAAGCGGAAGTAAAAGATTTACAAGCAGTTATTAATCGGGTTGGACAACTGAATCCATTTTTAAAAATAGATGGTGATTTTGGCCCCGCAAGCATTAAAGGATTGGGCGAAGCATATAAAAAAAGAGATGTAAGACTGCGTGAAGAAGTAGAAAATTCGCTGAGTAATATCACTAAACAGAAACTGGGAGAAGATTTGATCCCAGCTATGGATATTGTAAATAATTATGCCAAAATTCAGAGATTTCGCCTCAGCGGTGCTCATTGGATTGATAATTTTCCTACAAGCAGATTGATTGCTGATTTAACTTCACCATTTCGGCAAAAAGTAGAAGCATTTCAAAAAGCGCTGATTGATGCTGGATGTCAAGTCATTGTCAGTGCTACTCATCGGCCTAAAGAACGGGCTTATCTGATGCATTATGCTGCTAGAATTAGTCGCCAAGAGATTGCACCGAGATTTGTACCAGCGATGGCTGGAGTAGATATTGAGTGGGAGCATTATACTAATGCTGGTTCGTTACAAGGCGTCAAAGAAATGGTGGAGGCTTATGGTATTGGGGGTAATCCTGTAGCTTTAAATTCTCGCCACACTCAAAAACTCGCTATTGATTGGAATGTGACTTGGAAGGGAACAATTAATATTAGGGATGCTAACGGAAAAGTTGTTACGATAAGCGATCCACCGAATGCTGCTTTGAATCAACCTCTATGGACTGTAGGTAGTACCTATGGAGTTTATAAACTGAGGAATGATCCTCCCCATTGGTCAGTTGATGGTTATTAA